GAACACAGGAGTATAAGGAATAGAATACATGAGAAGGGATACCGCGGTGCTCCATTAAGCAAAAAACAAAAAGAGAAGAATCGATTGAAATCAAAATCCCGAGCACGGGTTGAACATGTATTTGGATTTATAAAAACCAGCATGAAAGGCAGTAACAGCCGTGCAATTGGACATAAACGGAATGACGGAATTGTGGGACTAATAAATTTGACATATAACATGTGCCGATTTACTCAATTATGCAGGATATAACAGGTAAATCGGAAGAAAACGATTCCATGTTTTGAAAAACAGATAAGCTTTTATTTCAAAAATGGATCAAGGCTTATCAAGAAACTATTTTATACTATATTATAAGGGGTTTTTAGAAGTCCCCTTAAGATGAAATTAATCAATAAGCATTTCCTTAATGACGTTTTTAATTTCAGCTACGGTATTAGAATTAATTTTTCCTAATTTCTTAATTATTCTTTTTTGATCTATAGTCCTTATCTGATCTAAAACAATCCAACCTTTAGTATTTTGAAAAGTAACAGGAACTCGTGTTGGATATTTAAGGGATTTTGTGGTCATAGGAGCTATAATAACGGTTTTAATATTTTCATTCATTTCGTCAGGTGAGATGATAAGGCATGGTCTGGTTTTTTGAATTTCGTGACCAACAGTAGGATCTAAATTAATAAGGTAGACATGATATTGTAAAATTTCCATGCAATTACCATTCCCAATCGTTATCATTTAAATCAATGGAATCATCAATGATTAGGCTGTCATCACTGTTGGAATTCATTTTCTTAAAAGCTTCACTCCATCCTTGCCTTATTTCTTTAATTGGCTTTAAAATAATTTCGCTTTTGGTTTCGTCAAAAACTAATTCTATCTGCTTATCGACTTGTAACTGTTGTAGGATGTAATTAGGAATTCTTATTCCTTTAGAATTGCCAATAGGGACAATTTTTATAATCATACTATAACCTCGCTAAATGTAATTACAATGTAATAATAGGTGATTTATTTTTCAAGCAGAATATCTGATTAAACATGATTATTTTATTATAAAGAACGGGAGAAGATTTATTCGGAAAACTGGTTTTACGAAGTAAAAGGGGGAAGATAATTTCATATAACGTCAGAGCATACACGCAGTTGGCCGCTAGGCCAATTGAGCAAACTTTAAAACCCTTAATTCAGGATTGCAACTCCTTTTTAATAATAAGTATAATGTTAGATTTCTAATAGATAAGGATGAGCGCCGTGTATGCTCTGTTGTGCGATTTGACCGCATTTATATAAGATGGTTCTCTTCGCTTTGAGACCACGGATGCTCGAAAAGCGAGTAAAATATTTTCAGGCAGAATGAGCTATTCTTATTGTTTTAATCCCTTTTAATTCTTTTTCTTTTAATGATTTCTCTTCTCTCAGATCATATTCCATCTGTAATCCAAGCCAGAAATCAGGTGTTGTTCCAAAATATTTTGAAAATCGCAATGCTGTATCAGCAGTTATACTACGTTTGCCTTTAATAATCTGAGAAATCCTGGTAGGAGGAATATTTGTATCTTTTGCAAGTCTATAAGCTGATATATTAAAGGGTATTAAAAATTCTTCCTTTAATATTTCGCCAGGATGTATATTACTAATTTTTTTCATAATTATTATCCCTTAATGGTAATCAACAATTTCGACTTCATAGACATTTGATTCTTCCCAGAAGAAGCAAATCCTAAATTGGTCATTAATTCTGATGCTATATTGATTTTTACGATCACCTTTTAATTTTTCTAATCTATTAGCAGGTGGAATTGATAAATCTCTAAGCTCTCCAGCTCTATGAATCATAAATAATTTTCTAAGAGCAATTTTATGAATGCTTTCAGGAAAATGTTTAGAGAATTGTTGGTTCCAGATTTTCTCTGTTTCTTTACATTTAAAAGACTTAATCATGATATATAGTAACGCCAAACGTTAATAATGTCAACTATTTTATTAGTAATCGAAGCGGGCAGGATGGGCTTGCCCGGATATTCCGGACACCGGGTTAAGCAACTTTCAGTAAACTAAGCTCCTCATACTTTGCCGGACTCATATAGTCAAGAAAAGAATGACTTCTTTGCCTATTATAAAACACCTCAATATACTCAAATATAGATTGCCGCGCCTCCTCCCTTGATTGATATTTTCTCAGATACACTTCTTCCATTTTTAATGTTGAGAAAAAACTTTCAGCCGGAGCATTGTCCCAGCAATTGCCCTTACGACTCATACTCTGAATCATTTTATAACTTTCCAGTTTCTCTCTGAAAGCTATTGAAGCATACTGTATCCCACAGTCAGAATGAAAGATCAGTCCTTTGTGAGGATTCCGGTGTTTGACCGCCATATCTAAGGCATCAATAGCAAGCTCGGCCCTCATGTGGGAAGCCATTGACCAGCCCACGACCTTCCTGGAAAATAAATCGATAACCGTACAGAGATAAAGCCATCCTTCCACAGTTGCAATATAGGTTATATCGCTTACCCAGTATGTATTAACGGAGTCTACAGAAAAATTCCGATCCACCAGATTGGGCGAGATGGGATGGTCATGTTTTGAGTCAGTTGTAACCTTGAATCGCCTTTTATGGCGTGCTACAAGCCCACTTTCACGCATTAAACGGGCAACACGGCTCCTGGCGCAGCTATATCTACTGCCACGGAGATACTTGTATATCCTGGGACTGCCGTATCTCTCACGATATTTTGAAAAGGTTCGCTTTATTGCCAACACCAATTCAGCATCTCGAAACTCATGAGCGCTTGGCTTTCTTTTCAGCCAGGCATAATAGCTGCTTGGAGAAACCTGAAACATCTGGGCCATTTTCTTTACCGGGAAAATCATGCTATTATTTTTCATGAACGTATATTTCATTTCTCGGGTTTGGAGAAAATGGCCATTGCCTTTTTTAGGATATCCCTTTCCATCTTCAGTTCAGCATTCTCTTTCTTCAAACGGGCAATCTCTTCATCCCGGGGATTTCCCTGACCAGTAAATGCCGTCTTGCTTTCCTCTTCTAACTCTCTCTTCCAGCGGGATACTAGGTCAGGACGAATACCCAGGTCCCTGGCTATTTCTGATGCTGTCTTGTTCCCTGTGGATACCATGGTAACCGCATCTATTTTAAACTGCTTGTCGTATTTTCTTCTTGTATTCATTGACAACTCCATTAAACTTATTATCGGTTATAAGCTTAACTGAGTGTCCGGTTTTCCCGGGCAAGGCCAGGAATTTGCCGCTTACACAAAAACTAAACTCTTGCCTTTTTTAACCCTAATTTAATGTCCAAAGCATTGCATACCTTCAAGAAGGTAGCCATATTACAATTGATTCCATTCTCTACTTTTGATAATTGTTGCTGAGTTATATTAGCTTTTGCTGCCAGTTCTTTTTGGGTTAAGCCAAGCTTATTCCTTTCTTCCAGGATTTTTAAAGAAATTTCCAATAACTCATTTTCTTCTTCATATTTCTTTTTAAAATTATTGTCTTTTAATTCTTTTTCTAAATGCTTTTTAAATGTTTTCATTGTTGGCCTCCCGTAACTGGGACTCTGTAATTCTATTTAAGAAATCTTCTCTATAATTAATTGCCTTTTTAATTTCTGCTTCTGGGACTTTATCTGTTTTCTTGCTAAAAGAATGAGTAAGTATGATAAATTCTTTATAACAGAAAAAGTAGAGAATTCTAATTTGATCGCCAGATAATTTAATTCTTAATTCGTGTATTCCGTCTTTTAAAAGATCTGCATAAGGTCTTGGTAGATTTGGTCCTCTTTCTTCAAGAAGAGTAAACATGCTAAATATTTTGGCTTTATTATTAATATTTCTTGAATCGATAAATTCTTCTACCGGGCATTTCCCATCTGCAGCTTCATAATAAATAATATTCCACTTTGACATAATTCAATATACATCATATAAGATGTATTGTCAAGAATAATTTTGTGAGATTTATTATTGAGTAAGTATGTGCGAATGAAATAGGGCGGCAAAATCTTTCGCCTAACGTTTGAGCATACCCGACGTTGTTGTGGCCACAATCAACATCATAACTATTTATAATTTATTTAAGCAACAACTTTTCGGTTTGGAGTGGGGACAATGTGCCGCAGGCCGAGCGAACGGTAGTGAGCGAGTATGCTCAGTTATTCGCAGTGACAACAATTAGAAAAAGTTAATTCTGCCTGAGACCACGGATGGTCGAAGGCAGAGAAAAATATTTTATAAAGATAAATATTAAATAAAACGATCGACCGGTACGTTAAATATTTTTGATAACACCTTGGCATTTGATTTACTAATCGATCTAATACCTCTCTCCATATGTGAAATATTTTGTTTAGAAATGCCACCCATTTTCTTTCCTAAATCCTCTTGGGTTATCTTATGAATTTCACGATAAATTTTCATAATTTTCCCAGGCGTCATTTCAGAATTAATTTTTTTATACCAATCAGTCTCAAGAATATTTACATATTCATCATCTTTATCTTTAATAAATTTTACTTTCTTCCCATATAATTCTTTTAATACAGAAAGAATTTTAGGATGAATATCACCTTTAATATCAATTTTAATATGGGGCGTTTTCACGTGAGCCTGCATAATATACCTCTATAATTATTGTATTTTTTTCATATTTCCAACAAGCAACCCATTTATATGACAAATGACAATGATGTTGATCATCATCTAATTTGCAATAATTTGGCCATTCTGAGCGGAAAGGTCCTTTATCACGTAAATCTTTCACAAGGAGATTCATTTTTTCTTGCACTTTTTTAGGCATTTTCTCGATGCTTTTTAGTACGCTTTTTCTCAATATTAGTTTGTACATAAGCAATAGTAGTCAATAAATGACTATGCGTCAAGTAAAAAAATATTCTTAAAAAGCCGGGCAGGACGCTCGGCCGAAAGATTTGTTGTTATTGCGCATAACGTTCGAGCATATAAGACGTTTGCCGGAGCTTTGCGGAGGCAAATGTGCCGAAGGCCGAGGAGCGATAGCGACGAGCTTATATGCTGTGTTATATGCAGCTAATTTTTAAACTATGTTATAATTTGTTAACATTCTGTGTCATATAAATATCCATTATCTAACATATATCTAGCACTTTTTTTATAATTAGTCGTTAATTTGACAAAGTCAATAGTGTTTTGATAGTATAAATGTGAATCTATTGGACTAAAACGTTTCAAATCTTTCAATCTAGACAAAATATTTTTATCTCGAGCCCAACCTGCTAACGCAATATTAACTGTACCAACTCTATTTCCTTTTACTGGGATTTTATAAGGGAAATAGTGGATAGAATGTGATAATGGATGTTTCAAAGTATTATCATATTCAAAACATGACTTATGAAATGAGCAACCAATCCATTTTTGATTACCTTCAACATTGTATGCATCAATTACTGGCTGCCCTATTAGAATATTTTTATAATTATTGTAATAAATATTACCAAATGAAATTCCTCCGCGTAGTGGGATTTTTTCCCAAATAAAAAAACTAAACAATTGATTGCAGGCTAAATAAAAATCATTCGGTAGAGAATTCTTTCTAGATAGTAACACAATTGAATCAGAAAAAACTATATATTCAACAAGT
The Spirochaetae bacterium HGW-Spirochaetae-1 DNA segment above includes these coding regions:
- a CDS encoding IS3 family transposase (programmed frameshift), with translation MNTRRKYDKQFKIDAVTMVSTGNKTASEIARDLGIRPDLVSRWKRELEEESKTAFTGQGNPRDEEIARLKKENAELKMERDILKKGNGHFLQTREMKYTFMKNNSMIFPVKKMAQMFQVSPSSYYAWLKRKPSAHEFRDAELVLAIKRTFSKYRERYGSPRIYKYLRGSRYSCARSRVARLMRESGLVARHKRRFKVTTDSKHDHPISPNLVDRNFSVDSVNTYWVSDITYIATVEGWLYLCTVIDLFSRKVVGWSMASHMRAELAIDALDMAVKHRNPHKGLIFHSDCGIQYASIAFREKLESYKMIQSMSRKGNCWDNAPAESFFSTLKMEEVYLRKYQSREEARQSIFEYIEVFYNRQRSHSFLDYMSPAKYEELSLLKVA
- a CDS encoding growth inhibitor PemK, with the translated sequence MEILQYHVYLINLDPTVGHEIQKTRPCLIISPDEMNENIKTVIIAPMTTKSLKYPTRVPVTFQNTKGWIVLDQIRTIDQKRIIKKLGKINSNTVAEIKNVIKEMLID
- the higA gene encoding addiction module antidote protein, HigA family, which translates into the protein MKKISNIHPGEILKEEFLIPFNISAYRLAKDTNIPPTRISQIIKGKRSITADTALRFSKYFGTTPDFWLGLQMEYDLREEKSLKEKELKGIKTIRIAHSA
- a CDS encoding AbrB/MazE/SpoVT family DNA-binding domain-containing protein, which produces MIIKIVPIGNSKGIRIPNYILQQLQVDKQIELVFDETKSEIILKPIKEIRQGWSEAFKKMNSNSDDSLIIDDSIDLNDNDWEW
- a CDS encoding XRE family transcriptional regulator; this translates as MQAHVKTPHIKIDIKGDIHPKILSVLKELYGKKVKFIKDKDDEYVNILETDWYKKINSEMTPGKIMKIYREIHKITQEDLGKKMGGISKQNISHMERGIRSISKSNAKVLSKIFNVPVDRFI
- a CDS encoding XRE family transcriptional regulator encodes the protein MKTFKKHLEKELKDNNFKKKYEEENELLEISLKILEERNKLGLTQKELAAKANITQQQLSKVENGINCNMATFLKVCNALDIKLGLKKARV
- a CDS encoding plasmid maintenance system killer, with the translated sequence MIKSFKCKETEKIWNQQFSKHFPESIHKIALRKLFMIHRAGELRDLSIPPANRLEKLKGDRKNQYSIRINDQFRICFFWEESNVYEVEIVDYH